Sequence from the Castanea sativa cultivar Marrone di Chiusa Pesio chromosome 12, ASM4071231v1 genome:
TGTTGGAAGGCAATTTGTTCTGTatgctaattaattaattattggaGATAAAAGATATTTCTTCTATAAAGTGTTCAACAAtgtagatttatatatatatatacctataCAAACCtagtttgtttttttcttggaaTAAGAGGATGATGGGCCTTCAAAACGAATATAGTCATACATAATCCCTTGCAAAGCTGGAAAATCGCCGGAGGCCATTGTTTGTGTCAAGAAAATGGTATTATGCCCATCCACAAGCTGAGTGAATGGTACTTCTATGTTGTACAGCCGATAGAGTCCATGAATTCCATGTCTAGCAATTGTGTTGTCATGACCAATTACTCCAGTTGAGAATAGGGGAGGACTTGTTTTTGGATCGTTAACTCGAacctttcagaaatcaatcaaacaaaatcaaTAGGGTGTAAATCCACATGCATAGCTAGAAATATGGGAAATGTGTTAGCATAACAGTTTTGGAAAGTTTCTTTTAagtgaaataattatttcatgCTTTTGGCATATATAAGTATAAGGTACATGTCGAATTTGGTAATAATAGTTtgcattaaaattaaattagatataAGTTGGACACAAAACTATGGGTTATATGACTGATACAAATTTTgatacttttaagttttaagtggAGAGTGAGAATTGTATTCTAGATGTCTTCGCTAGAATCATCAAAACATGTCATTTTGATCTAAAGGTCATTGGTGGCGGATGGGGTATTTGAATATTATGTTTGAAACACTATTTTTTTCAACTCAAAACTAAAGCTTAAGTTAAGATGTGTCCTGgtttaaaactgaaaaaatattatataatgtataataaactcggtttaaaacactaatattactatttttgtgtgtgttctagtaagtattactatttactaaaaaaaaatgttaagatgTGTCCAATTTGTGTTTATTAATCATTTACTTAATACCActatttaatttgaaacttcCCTTAAACATAATATCccaacaaatgaaagaaagatcAACCATCATAAtccttctcccaaaaaaaaaaaaaaatcaaccatcTTGATAATTCATTAACATGTCCCCTCTTCCTGGggtggtttctcaaaaaaaattcattaacatGCTATAATTAGTTATTAAGTGCTAATATTTAATGAAAAGTAATCTTGAAGTTCCATACCTGTAATTCAGATATATGGGCTGTTGCAAGTGCCAATCGCAGTGTATAGGATCCATTTGTATCCACTAGGTCAAGTTTGAACTTAATTTGCCATGTAGTTCCTTGATATGTGTCATCGCTTAATTTTCTGCCACACAATAATGTCTAGATATCATGAattctattttatcatttacaAGAAATAATAACTTcaatttgaattattatttgattaatgCAATCATGATATAAAAGATAAGTTGATGATTGGAAAGAAATGCACCTGGTAACTTGAGCAAAAAACCAATCTTTTTTATAGTCACTAACACCCACTGTGTAAACCAAATCTTCATCAGGATATAAATCTGCATATCTTTCCCAAAGTCCATACTGCCTATACCTGCCAATATCAAACAATGATTTACAACTCCCTATTTCCTAAATGtgctttatgtttttttagtttttgcttgTTGGGTCAATATCTCTTAGAAGTTCGAACAACTAAagcaaaaatatacaaaatgtcaaaaaaaaaaaaaaaatttatactctTTAAATTTACAATGGGAATTGCTGACCTGTCAGGATGATTGATATAAAGTTTGTTAATATACTTTGGATCAGGATCAGGAATGTAAAACTCAGCAGCAGTGCGATCTGGGGTGCCTATTTCCCACAGTGTTGGGCCATCTCTTGGTGGCTCAAATACAAGATAACCCAAATCAATATCACAACCTGTTTTTGCACAAGTTATTCATATAAGACAATGTATGAACAAAATGAGAACTTATAAAGGGCAAGATGGCCATATACcactatttagcaaaatatttaGCAAGATATCACTGTTTGTGAAATATTTAGCAGTCTACCACATTTTTGAAACTCGAATTTGCCGTATAActcaatttcttttaaaaaataaccttTAAGTTTGCCatgctattttttatggaattcgagttacataaaaaaatggTGGCTATTttttgtggaactcgagtttgtgaaactcgagttacatggcaaactcgagttttaaaaaagttgtaGATCTCTAATTATTTCGCAAACAGTGGTAGATCCATACATATTTTACCAAATAGTGATATTTGGCTATTTTGGCCCTTATAAAGGTTCGGAAGGTTCAGAGGTAAAGAATAGGACCTGCGTTAATGGTAATGAAATCATCATATTGATAATCACCAATGACACCAGGAACCCATGCATAAAGATTATAGCTGCCACATCTTATGTTATTGATGGAGAAGTAGCCATCTGCATCTGCTGTGGTCCAAAATTGATAACCCTGGTGATGTTgaatcaataatattattatactTCAAGATTACTTCGAAAATTTGAAATGTAATTATTGTcaagacaaaaataaattaaaaaaatgaagttattGTTCAAGATGtgtacaatatttattttaattttttctaagtgaatcaaatcaacaaagaaaaaagggtaAGGGAAAGATTGCTATTCATCTACACACCAGGACTAACTATTAAACAGATGGCATGGTAGAAATGAAGGGAATTAACTTTTAAACGTAGCTATAGCTAGCGTTTTGTGTAGTGTAATTAGCATGCCAATTTTTTAGTACTattagcattttcttttttaataatagaatATAATATGTTGATATTCTTGTTATAAGTAATAAACCATATGATGAACTAATATCACCTTGCATTCTCTTTGCCAGGATCCAACATCTCCAGGTGGTGCCAGTCCCACATAAGCACAGTTTGCAGAAAtgcactcatcacttaaaaacCTGGGCAAGGGCCATAAGAGATGAaataaaccatatatatatataaaataaaaaaattaatccccTATAGCCAGATAAGAgatgaaaattttagtttaggATCAAATATAAAGAGTAAAGACAATCAATAGATGTGTGATATCTCAAATGAAGTAAATTAGTTGTGCAATCTTGTAACATCAGGTGTTTAATTACTATATTTCTTGAGTGTCTTCAAGATGTAtttctatcaatctcattttcttaaatttaaaattaaattatgatcaaacaatattttcttctaaattgGGTTGGATGAATATCCTCCAACCCATTATGTGACAATGTAGAGACCATCTATATGTATTAAATTACGTATACGTAATTAAATAAATGATACGATTATTAAATATGCCAGATGAAAAGAATAGACCTCATTCCTTTCGAAGGTACAAAATaagagttttaagtaaaaaaacacaaaaccaaagtGATTTAATTACCAATCTTGGATTTGTAATCTGCCACTAACACTACCCCTTTGATCAGCAGTTGGAAAATCATCAGAAGCTGGGAAATTGTATGGCCAACTTTCAACTTCAATCATCATCTGAAGATcaatttaagtttaaattaatacttctcaATTACAAAGGTTGTATTTTGGTAACTCTAGCTCTATTTTAAATTACTTACTTGATTTTTAGCATCCTCCCAAAGATAAAGTGGGTCATTTCCATCTGTGACAGAATTAAGATACATAAAGATAGGGCCGAATACTTTCTTCCATGGCTCATCGGGATTGAGTTTCAGCACAAGATCCTCTCCTGCATAGTGAGCACTGAGAAACATCTGGTTGAAACATAATTTAGATCGGGTTAATATGATTAGAGATGATTATTAATCATATAAATTGGTACTAATTACTAAATACTAATTCATGGTGAGCCTATCATGTGCATGCACcgtattttttttcacttgctGAGCAAATTTGAACCTAAATTCTCTTTATGAGGAGAAATAAACTCAAACAATTTTAGCAATAAGTCTAGTAAGTAGtaacataaaaataacaatttcttGTCATAACTATTAAAATGGCATGTTATAATTAGTGTATAataaagtgatattaatgaCTGCATTGTATccatatgaaaataatattctTTTAATCACAATGAccatcttattaaaaaaaaaatcatgaaaaaattgTATACCTAATATTACTCTAATTTTTATCACTTACAGCAAGGTTGACAGGCCCCACATGGGAAGTCAGGTTTTGTTTGATGGGTCCACCCGATCGAAACTCACTGCTAGGTGTGATTTGCCAGAACCCAACGAGTGGGTCCATGCAAATCCATCCATGGACCCGAAGATCTTTGTTCTCACACGAATATTGGTACTTGTCATCCACCTATACATGCAAGGAAATTCATCTATGATAAATTGGtttcaactaattttcttaCAATAATTCTTACCATACAAGGATTCAAAGTCATAGAGAAAATGTGTACAAAAAAGGTACCTCCCCTTTGAACTCTGGCTCTATAGGATTAACAAGTAAGACTGCTTCTGGGGTAGCTAGAGGCTTGCCTCTTCCTGGTAAGCGATCATCTGGAAGAGGCATGTATCTTTGCCTGTTATCGGCCATTGCCATATATTGAAACCTATATGTCATTCACCAAGATAAGGAACTAATGTGAATACAAACTTACAATTATCATTAAGTAAAAATAATCTTAACCAAGAGTCTTATAGTTCAATTGGTACTTCTTAGTACTTCTAATTGAGATATTCAGGATTTAAATCACTCTCTCtcatttatcaaattattattattattattatttaaaaagccCCCTTATTCTAGATATGTTTGGATTAAGTTTGGTTTCCATTAATAGAAAAGATATAgctgttcataaaaaaaaaaggtaagaaataATTCATTTGACTAAAGTAGAAATGCAATATTATTGTGTACTTGTCTTTTCTGAGTTTGAATACAATCCTGGTTTGTGGGAGGTTGAAAGGAGGCCATTCCTTTAAGTGCTCATAGATGGCATAGGTGTAGAAGCCTGGGGAATTACGTAGCATTATAAACCTGAAACATCATGTATATATGTCATGTCACcatcattaatttaaatttttttcacaaatacTATCATGACATATTGGATTGatacataataataaaagtgatgccaataataaatctatataaaagtaatattgCTACATGTAGTTTTAGTGTTGGCGTGtaagtgtattcccttatctcatcctcttcccttatatatgtgtgtttctcaaaaagagaagaagaagtaatattgctgtaattaataaatataacttATCGccttaataattataataaaaaagttgcttCAATAAAATTACTCCATCATGAAGCACAAACTAATAATGTAAAGAGTTcgtttttaatatatatatatatttggatagATAATAGTATAATAGCCTGTGTCCCACAACAATGGTCTGTTCTTTAACAGGTTGTGTCCTGGTCctgttttgttttcttagttttaatgaattcatacctttcaccaaaaaaaaaaaaagagttgattGAGTACCTTTTGTCTATATTTAAGGGGACGGACTTGCCTTGTAGCGAGGGATCCCACAACCTTGTGAATGAGATCTCTACTTGCTTCTTACTTTCCTTTATAACCCTAAAACTTGTTCCTTTAATCCTGCATGATATTTATTGCTTTTCTTAATAACAGAGATGAAGAAACCAAAATATGAAAGTAgttgcttctcaaaaaagaaaaaaaaaagtcatagaaAGAACTCACCAACTTTGTTAACAATATTTGATGCAATAACGTTAAAAACGGTGACTCATATATTAATAATGAAAAAGTAATGTTGATTAATGTGATCTCTATATTAGAGCTGTTATGGACAAAGCATGAGCTTAATGCAACGGAGTGGAGCCCATGAGGCCCACTGGTACTGCACTTTGATTTAAGTTTGCCATGTTAGGGT
This genomic interval carries:
- the LOC142619828 gene encoding uncharacterized protein LOC142619828 isoform X2 — its product is MSPGVQLHIEKSHVVMDNGILKVKLSKPDGIVTGIKYNGIDNLLEVLNEEVNRGYWDLVWSEAGSTGTTGTSDVIKGTSFRVIKESKKQVEISFTRLWDPSLQGKSVPLNIDKRFIMLRNSPGFYTYAIYEHLKEWPPFNLPQTRIVFKLRKDKFQYMAMADNRQRYMPLPDDRLPGRGKPLATPEAVLLVNPIEPEFKGEVDDKYQYSCENKDLRVHGWICMDPLVGFWQITPSSEFRSGGPIKQNLTSHVGPVNLAMFLSAHYAGEDLVLKLNPDEPWKKVFGPIFMYLNSVTDGNDPLYLWEDAKNQMMIEVESWPYNFPASDDFPTADQRGSVSGRLQIQDWFLSDECISANCAYVGLAPPGDVGSWQRECKGYQFWTTADADGYFSINNIRCGSYNLYAWVPGVIGDYQYDDFITINAGCDIDLGYLVFEPPRDGPTLWEIGTPDRTAAEFYIPDPDPKYINKLYINHPDRYRQYGLWERYADLYPDEDLVYTVGVSDYKKDWFFAQVTRKLSDDTYQGTTWQIKFKLDLVDTNGSYTLRLALATAHISELQVRVNDPKTSPPLFSTGVIGHDNTIARHGIHGLYRLYNIEVPFTQLVDGHNTIFLTQTMASGDFPALQGIMYDYIRFEGPSSSYSKKKTN
- the LOC142619828 gene encoding uncharacterized protein LOC142619828 isoform X1, whose product is MSPGVQLHIEKSHVVMDNGILKVKLSKPDGIVTGIKYNGIDNLLEVLNEEVNRGYWDLVWSEAGSTGTTGTSDVIKGTSFRVIKESKKQVEISFTRLWDPSLQGKSVPLNIDKRFQYMAMADNRQRYMPLPDDRLPGRGKPLATPEAVLLVNPIEPEFKGEVDDKYQYSCENKDLRVHGWICMDPLVGFWQITPSSEFRSGGPIKQNLTSHVGPVNLAMFLSAHYAGEDLVLKLNPDEPWKKVFGPIFMYLNSVTDGNDPLYLWEDAKNQMMIEVESWPYNFPASDDFPTADQRGSVSGRLQIQDWFLSDECISANCAYVGLAPPGDVGSWQRECKGYQFWTTADADGYFSINNIRCGSYNLYAWVPGVIGDYQYDDFITINAGCDIDLGYLVFEPPRDGPTLWEIGTPDRTAAEFYIPDPDPKYINKLYINHPDRYRQYGLWERYADLYPDEDLVYTVGVSDYKKDWFFAQVTRKLSDDTYQGTTWQIKFKLDLVDTNGSYTLRLALATAHISELQVRVNDPKTSPPLFSTGVIGHDNTIARHGIHGLYRLYNIEVPFTQLVDGHNTIFLTQTMASGDFPALQGIMYDYIRFEGPSSSYSKKKTN